In Desulforhopalus sp., the genomic stretch CAAGGGACACTCTTTCTCGATGAGATTGGCGATATGAAGGCTTCCCTTCAAGCAAAATTGCTGCGCGTCATCCAGGAAAAAGAGTTCGAACCGGTCGGCGCATTGAAATCAATCCCGGTAAACACCAGAATCCTCGCTGCAACCCATTGTGACCTGGAGAAGTTGGTCAATGAAGGAAAGTTCCGAGAAGATTTATATTATCGTATCAGCGTCATCCCCCTCAACATTCCGGCACTGAAGGAGAGAGCCGCCGACATTCCTCTTATTATTGATGCCTTTGTGGAAAAATATGCCCGGCAACGCGGTCGCGAGCCATTTCACTTTTCGCCGGAGGCGATGGCGGCAATAACCTATTATGAATGGCGAGGCAATGTCAGAGAGTTAGAGAACCTCATCCAACACATGAGCATACTCTATTCCGGGAAAATTGTTCAGCGCCGCGATCTCCCGGAAAAATTTCACAAAGTGATTATTCCCGCCGAAAAGAAAGTCGAAGCAAAGAAACCCGTATCGTTAAAAAAACAGGAGCAACCTGATGATATACCCGCTCCCGCCCATTCTCTTTCTCTGCAAAACGGCCCGATAGATTTTAATGAATTGATCAACGATTTCGAGACGCAGTTGATCATCCAGGCGATGAAACTCACGGAAGGAAACAAGAAAGAGGCCGCCCGTCTCCTTAGTTTAAAGCGAACGACACTCCTGGAAAAAATCAAGAAGAAAGATATCGAAGGCTTGTGGGAAAAAAGCTGAATTGAGCAGCTTGCCTGCTCATGCGGAACTTATGTGCTTTGCAGCGAAGACAATAGGATTCACTCTGAACTGTCCGGTGGCATCAGGCTGCTTTCTGTAAAAGATTATTTGCCACATTTTCTGCGATATCGTCCTTGGAGGCTGGAGTCAGCAAGATATCCCGAACACCGTATTTGACTGCCTTGATGACCTTGGTCCTCGTCCAGCCCGGCCCTGCAGCGATCAACGGCAACGAACAGGAAGAGCTGATTTTTATCGCAGCGCCAAAGGCCTGTTCATTAACGTCCTTCATGACCAGATATATCGCCTTAAGCTCGCCCGGTATGTAATTATGCACATTGTCCTTAAATGACAAGGTTTTCACGACGAAGTCCATTCCCCCGAGAATTGCCGAAATCTTCGCCGATTCCACATCGTCATCACCAATCAACAGTATGTCCGGGATAGCGCTTCTGTTCTCAGTTCGGCTGAATTCCTGAGCTGCGGGCGTTTGTGCATCCTCTTCAATTTGCGCCTCTTCCACTTCCAACAAACCAGTCAACCCAAGCAGGCTTAAGGGAAATAGAATCTGCACCTTGCCAAGAACATTCTCTCCGAGCGAAAGCTCTGAACTGCTCAGATAAAAATAACCATTGGGAAAAGGGTCGTCCGAATCAATCTCCACCTTCATCGGGGACACTTGTTGAAGGTCGGTTTTTACAAAGCGAATATTTTTCGTGTACTGCTCTTCGAAAACCGAGGTGTACACACCAGCGATGATATTAGCGATCTCACCATATGCATCCTTTGTATCCTCACCGAATACTTCACTGCTAACAACTGATTCAAGTTCCTGGGCGGGAAGCATGATCAGCACCCCCCCGACGCGAATAGCATCACGGAGATTAATTGTTAGATAGCTCTTCCCCTCCAGCTCACCAACCACGTCCATGTGGGCGATCACCTGTTTCCCGGATACCTCTTCAAGGAAGAAATTCTCCTTGGCAACCACCTTGTTTTCTTGATTATTGAGGTGGACGTCCGTGCCAAGAAGAGCGCTCACCTCATCAACCATCTTATCTCGACAAGCGGCAAGAAGCTTATCAACCAATTTTTTATGCTTTTCAGCATTGGTTTTCGCCAGGGAAATGACACCCTCAGGCTTTCTTGGTGGTAGGTTGTCTTTGCTGTTTGAACTCTCTTTCGATCCCGTATTTTGGATGGCATTATCGGGCTGGACAGAGGTAACCGGGGCCTCGGCAGCGACGGGAGGCACCTCATCCTCGACAATTATTTCCAGTTGAAGGAGATGAGCCGGGAAAAGCATATGTACCTCGCCCAGCTGTTTGCCGGAGACGAGGAGCTGCATGCTCTGGCAATAATACTCTTGATTCGGGATCGGCTCTTCCGAGTCGACGGCCACCTTATTTGGCGAGACCTGGTCGAAAGCCTTTCTGATAAAACGAAGTTTTTTCGGGTACTGCTCTTCAAATACCGCGGTGTATACACCCGACACTATATTTGCGACTTCACCAAAGGCATCCCGAGCATCATCATTGAACTCTTCCTCATTAACAACGGTAATAAGTTCTGACGGAGGAAGCATAATAAGCACTCCGCCAAGATGAATCGCATCTTTAAGCCCTACAGTAAAATAGCTGGCTCCCTGTAGATCGCCAACCATCTCCATGTTTGTCACTACTTGTTTGCCAACGACTTTCTCAGAGAAGAATTCTTCCTTGCTTATGAGTTTGGTATCCAACTCATCGAGCGTAACGTCAACGCCGAGAAGTGTACTTACCTCTCCTGAGAGTCTCTTCTCGCATTCCGCAAGAATACGATCGACTTTTTTCTTGTGTTGCTCTCTATCGAACTTCGGTTTTGGCGGTGATTTTATTTCCGGAGCAGCACTGCTTTGTCCAGCCGAAGTGTCAATTGGCTTTCCAACACTTGGGCTAACCGGTGCTGCGGCCTCCGCTTTCTCTTTTTCAACCGGCGGTGCCTTAGGCTGAGGCGGAGCTGTCACCTCAACTTCAAGACCAAAGGGTTTTGCCGGAAAAAGAATAACCAGGTCTCCCATCTGCCGTCCTTCGAGGAGCATGGAACTCGACATCAGGTACAGGGTCTCATCGGCCACAGGGCTGTCTGATTCAATAATCACTTTCGCCGGTGCAAGAGTCTGTTGCTCCTTACGGATAAGGCGACAGGCCTTAGGGTACATTTCCTCTAAAACCTTGGTGATCGAACCGGCTATGATGTTGGCGATTTCACCGTAGGAATCTTCGACTTCCTCTCTATATTCTTCCCTCCCAATAACTTCTTGTAATTCAGAATCCGGCAGCATGATGAGCGTGCCACCCAGACGAATCGCATCTTTGATGCCAATAAGCAAACACCCTTTGCCATTAATTTCGCCGGATATTTCAATATGGGCGCAAATCTGCTTGCCCATTAGACGGGAAAAGGCCTCCGCCTTTGTCACAAGCTCCTTGTTACCGCTAACGATTGAGAAATCGGCACCCAACAGGGTTCCGACCTCGTCCTGAATCCTTGCCTCGGCAGCATCGAGGATCTTATCAAACCGTTTTTGTTGTTCCATACGGGAAACTGAATGGGGAGAATTTGAAATAATTACCGGATGCTATTCCGAAAGTATTTCTCTGTATCGGCAGGCATTCCTGCTAACTTAACAGGTAAATGATTATTTTTTACCTTAAAGGCATAAGTTTCGTCTGAGCAGGTAAGCTGCTCAACTCAGCTTTAGCTATTGAGTTCAGAAAGAACTACATCTTCTCTCTTAATAGGGGAAAATTCGAAAGACAATCACGAAGCGAGAGCCTTAAAGCACCTTGCAGTGACTTAGTTGGGCATATACATCAGTTCTATCCAAAATATCTCACCTGCCATCTTCAGTGGAACAATTATTCTCTCAGCCCTGGCGGCCCCGCAGACATTGACATTAATTGATTCACCAACTATTGACGTAGGGATGGCCAGCTCAATATTCAAGGATACTTTACTGTACGCAACCTTAAGATTACCGGCGACCATGTTAGCGATCTCCCCTATGGCATCTTTGACATCGTCATCCAACTCCGTTACTTCCATACCTAGAAAACCGCTAGTTATGCTTTTGGCTACCACGTCCGGAAAATGAATCGCCAACACCCCGCGAATATCCCCTCCTAGGCCGATCATTGAGGTAATATTGGATTGAAAGACTTGCCTTTGGTTGAATAAAAAGCTTTCATTCTCCAGATCGACCATCAGCATGGTCGAAAATACATCCTGAGCGCTGTTCACTATTTCTTGACCAACATCAAACTGATCTGCCATCGCGCATTCCCCGGCATCGAAGGAAAAAGGCAGCCCACGAACAATTGAGCTGCCTTCTTCCTATTTATTTAATATAGTTACACTATTTTTCCAGCTGGAGTTCTATTGTGAACTGACCTGTTTCACACGTTAACGGAATGACGATAGTCTCCGCATCCTTATTGGTTTGATAGTCATAATGCTTACCGGAAATGGTGGTTGGAAGCGACAGATTGATATCCCTGCCATTCTCGGAGAGTATTGACTTAACATTACCACCTAGCATGTTCGCCAATTCTCCGACTGCATCTTCGACATCGGAATTAATCTCCTCAACATCCATTCCAAGAAAACTGCTGGTAATAGCAATCGCTACCTTATGTGGAATGTGGATGGCCAATACCCCTTTATGGGTCCCCGCCAAGCCGATCACCCCGGATATACTGTCAATTAAAGGATGAAGCTTGGTATTAGTCTCCATATCCGCTGAAATTTCCATCATCAGCATGGAGGAAAAAATCTCTTTAGCAGCTTCAATGATTCTGTCGCGCAATGTACCTACCTCCTCACAATTATCCTAAGATCCCCAGCTCGCAAGAAGAGATATCCTGAAGGTATGACCTGGTTATTAAGTATCTTTGTTATCAAGCTGAAGGGACAATTCTCCGTAGTCAAACCACACCTGTTTACAAAAGTGGCCCAAGAACTTCATTTACCTTGTCCGGCGTAAAAGGTTTCTTGATAGATCCAAGGGCGCCAAGTGCCTTTGCTTCACCGATGATATCATCACCAGTTTCGGTAGAAATCATCAGAACCGGGATATCCTTCATTCCTGGACGGTTGGCCTTTTCCTTAAGAAAAGAAATCCCATCCATGTTGGGCATGTTAATATCGCTGAGGACGATGTCGACTTTTTTGCTTTCCAGGACCTCTAAAGCTTCCAAGCCATCTGCTGCTTCATATATATTATCAAATTCGATCCCCGCCTGGCGGAGGGATCGGCCGATGATTTTTCTCATTGTGCTTGAATCGTCTACCAGCAGTACGTTCTTTCCCATTATTTTCTCCTGTAATAATTGCCAGCGTTCTCTTTCAGCTACACCAGAAATACCGTGAAGCAACGCCTTTCTTTTTATGCGACAACCACCTCATTGCAGATTTTCCTTAGTCTTTCCAAACTAGTGATTGGCTAATCATATCAAGAAGCAAACGAAAAAATCAAACTAACTCATGAAAAAAGAAGGCAGAAACAAAAAAATTCACAAACCTCCGGTAGCCTTAACCAGCACCAGCACAGAGTCATTATTTTGTCACAACTGCCCACACATGACCTTCACTTTACCTCTATTCAGCGTAAAAACTACTCTGCTAAACCGCCAACCACCCACAGACAATCAACTGGTATATATATTGCAATAACACCTTCATGAAACGCCTATTCCTCTCGATACTGCTGGTCGCCAGTGCTTTTCAGCTTGAGGTGCATGCATCCCAGCTCACCAAGATAATACGTTCAGATTCCAAGGATTTGGTTCAACTCTACTTTTCTTTCGACAAACTCCCCGAATTCAAGGCAACCAGTGATAATCGGCGGGTCGATTTGGTTTTTGCCAATACAATACTGTCCCCAGCACCTACTCTTTTCCCTCCAGACGAAGAAATAGTCAAAATTTTGCCACGCCCCGATAAAAATGATTTGATTGTCTCTCTCTTTTTCAGGTACAAACCGCAACACTTCAGTTTGAAAAAAAGCGCTGATGATAAAATCGTTCTCGTTATCCTTCTTGGTAATGAGTACAGCAAAACATATAAGGAACTGTCCGAAAGGCTGAAGGGAATCAGCGAAGTTGAAAAGATTTCCACCGATTTCTCCAATCCGGTGATTCAATCACCATACAAAAAGGACTGGATGTCATTCTTCTCCAACTACGAATCGCCGGTAACAATTGACGTCCCACTAAAATTTACCCCGCCACCCTTTCCTATTATTCGGTTTCTACCCCCGGGAAAAAAAGCAAATCTTAAAGTCCTTCCCGACGATGCTATGCAATTATTTGAAAAAGGTTCGTCGGGACGTCTGGACGAAAAAATTCTCGAACTCCTCCAGCAAACACAAGATAATGAAACCAAAAAACTTTTGGCCCTTTCTTTGGGCGAAACACTGCTCCATAAGGGTGATTTCGATGGAGCATATCGACAACTGTATGTTCTCAAGGAGCAATACAAAGAAGAATTGCTAGGTACCTACGCCAACTTTCTACTCATACACCTGCGGGCAAAATATCAGGATGCCAATATTGCCGAATATGAATATCAAAATCTTGAGACGACGCTTGGCAAAAACAGCCCACTGGCGCCCTACCTGTATCTCGGCCAGATCGAAGCGGCCTTAGCTTCGAAGAAGCTTAACCATCTGAATACACTTCTGCAGCGCGACGATATCGCCTTGCCGGATATTATCCAGGAGCTCGTACAGATACGCCGAGCAGATTACTGGAATGCAACAAAACAACCGATTAAGGCGTTTGCGTCTTACCAACTGCTCAACACCTCGAAAATCCTCCCCACTCTGCCATATTCCTTGAGCGGTTACTGCGGCTCTTTCTACGAACAAAAAATGTATCAAGATGCAGTGCAGTGCTACGACCAGCTCAGTTCGGTAGTTCCCGACAAATCACTTGTCGGGATTATTTCTTACAGAAAGAATATGGCAAAAATGAAGCTTGAAGAAAGATTCAACCTCATTAATGAATTTTCACTGATTGAAAGTTCCTATTCCGGGACCGAGGCTGGGTTTCGCGCAGGGATGAAAAAAGCTGACCTGCAGTATCTCCAAAACAAAGGTTTTGCCAAACAAGCTCTAGAGAAATACAAAACGATATCTGAAGATTCTCCTCTACGCATCATCCGCGAAGAGGCCTTTTTCAAGATGGCACTCGTCCATTCACAACTTGGCGATAGCGCGCAAAGCATCGAACTGCTCCAGCAGTTTCTCCGCGAATTCTTGGCAGGTGATGTCAGAATTTCGGCGCAAGCCTTGCTCATTGAGCTTCTCCCCGGAGAGATTAAGAGGCATGTCGATCGCAAGGAGTACATAAAAGCGCTCGTCTTGGCTAAAAAGAACAAGGACCTTTTTCAAAAAAGCTGGATAAACAGTAAGTTCCTGATTGACATCGCCGAGGCGTATCACAATGTAGGTCTTTTTGATGAGGCACAAAAACTCTACCTTTACCTGATCGAGATCATGCCTCTTGATCAACGAGAATGGTTATATCTCCCGATGATTAAAGCAACTTTCAATCAAGGCAGTTACAGCTTGGTGGAAGACTATTCGTCACAATACTTTTTTAACTACCCCAAAGGTGAGCATTACCGTGAAATTTTATTATTCCGCTTGCAATCCCTGATCGCTGATGAGCGGTTAGAAGAAGCCCTTCGTCTCCTACCTTCCCCACTACCGGATGACAAAGAACTCTATGATATTGCGGCTATTCTCTACTTTCGAACTGATGATTTCGAGAAAAGCCTAGATATCTTGAAAAAACTTGCCGCAAACCAAACACCACTTCCTCAAAAACAACAATTTATGCTCGCCGAGAGCCTTTTTCAGCAGGGCGCATTAGAGGATGCCGAGGCGGCATATCTACATGTTACCGAAGAAAATACCTTTTATGAACAGTCACTTTTCCGCCTTGCCAGCCTGGAACGAAAAAAAGGAAATGAACAAAAGGCCCTAAGCCTCTTCAAGAAAATTGCCGAAACAGGGAAAAACGCTCATTGGAAAAAATATGCGGAACGGGAATTGCAGTTTGATACTCTGTCGAGAAGGCAGAAAAACAACCGGTAGCAATCACCGCTGCGTGACTACTAATACTTGAAGGAGAAGCAATGGATCCATTAAAGCCATTTGATTCAAATATGCAGCTTCTCAGTAAGGTGCTCGATCTACGCGCTCAAAAAGCTCAGGTAATATCCTCGAATATCGCTAATGCTGAAACTCCTGGATACTCTGCGCAGCGCTTTAATTTCGAAGAAGATCTGGCAATGGCCCTGCGTGGGGGCGGCGTAAAGCTCACCACCTCGCACAGCGCCCATATTCCGCTCGGCCCCTCCAATTTCCACTCGGTCACCGGTAAGATCGTAACCATAGAGGATAAAACCGGAATCGGCGATAAAAACAGTGTCAGTGTCAATCAGGAAATGACGGATTTGTCTGAGAACGAACTGCTCTATGAAACTGCCGCTCAGTTACTGAAAAAGAAAATCACTCAACTGAATATGGTACTTACCGGACAATAAAGCTGAGTTGAGCAGCTTGTCTGCTCAAACGAAAACCTGTCCTTGCGGTATAAAAACAGCATTGCTTGCAAGCTTTAATAAAGAGGAGTCTTTATGGATATTCTCAACACTTTTAAAATCAGCAGTTCCGCCATGCGGGCTCAAAGCCAAAGACTTGACACAATCAGTTCGAATCTGGCTAATGTTGAGACCACTTCAACTCCTGAGGGAGGCCCATACAAAAAGAAATCCGTATATTTCCAAAGCACCCCTCTCAATTTTCAAGAGCAACTAGATGGCCACCTTCGCAACTCCGTACAGGGTGTTAAGGTCACTAAAATAATCGAAGACAAGTCCGAACCAAGAAAGGTTTACAATCCTTCTCATCCCGATGCGAATACCGAGGGATATGTGGC encodes the following:
- a CDS encoding sigma-54 dependent transcriptional regulator, which translates into the protein MAVIPKILIADRDIDGLTACLEKLQFSSPCTLSHVFSEDDLQASLADSPIEILILDLSFPVHSDGISLVTTLRTQFPKMAILPIIPAGQPHLIKQLLALDLFFYIHKPIDPVETRIALKRVYETLTFSEEQKIVIDASNSSNFHGMIGATDIMQQLFDMITRVADDDVSTVLIRGESGTGKEMVAKAIHAESRRRNKNFVPVNCAAIPDDLLESELFGYTKGAFTGAAANKIGRIQYADQGTLFLDEIGDMKASLQAKLLRVIQEKEFEPVGALKSIPVNTRILAATHCDLEKLVNEGKFREDLYYRISVIPLNIPALKERAADIPLIIDAFVEKYARQRGREPFHFSPEAMAAITYYEWRGNVRELENLIQHMSILYSGKIVQRRDLPEKFHKVIIPAEKKVEAKKPVSLKKQEQPDDIPAPAHSLSLQNGPIDFNELINDFETQLIIQAMKLTEGNKKEAARLLSLKRTTLLEKIKKKDIEGLWEKS
- a CDS encoding chemotaxis protein CheX codes for the protein MADQFDVGQEIVNSAQDVFSTMLMVDLENESFLFNQRQVFQSNITSMIGLGGDIRGVLAIHFPDVVAKSITSGFLGMEVTELDDDVKDAIGEIANMVAGNLKVAYSKVSLNIELAIPTSIVGESINVNVCGAARAERIIVPLKMAGEIFWIELMYMPN
- a CDS encoding chemotaxis protein CheX translates to MRDRIIEAAKEIFSSMLMMEISADMETNTKLHPLIDSISGVIGLAGTHKGVLAIHIPHKVAIAITSSFLGMDVEEINSDVEDAVGELANMLGGNVKSILSENGRDINLSLPTTISGKHYDYQTNKDAETIVIPLTCETGQFTIELQLEK
- a CDS encoding response regulator, with amino-acid sequence MLHGISGVAERERWQLLQEKIMGKNVLLVDDSSTMRKIIGRSLRQAGIEFDNIYEAADGLEALEVLESKKVDIVLSDINMPNMDGISFLKEKANRPGMKDIPVLMISTETGDDIIGEAKALGALGSIKKPFTPDKVNEVLGPLL
- a CDS encoding tetratricopeptide repeat protein yields the protein MVFANTILSPAPTLFPPDEEIVKILPRPDKNDLIVSLFFRYKPQHFSLKKSADDKIVLVILLGNEYSKTYKELSERLKGISEVEKISTDFSNPVIQSPYKKDWMSFFSNYESPVTIDVPLKFTPPPFPIIRFLPPGKKANLKVLPDDAMQLFEKGSSGRLDEKILELLQQTQDNETKKLLALSLGETLLHKGDFDGAYRQLYVLKEQYKEELLGTYANFLLIHLRAKYQDANIAEYEYQNLETTLGKNSPLAPYLYLGQIEAALASKKLNHLNTLLQRDDIALPDIIQELVQIRRADYWNATKQPIKAFASYQLLNTSKILPTLPYSLSGYCGSFYEQKMYQDAVQCYDQLSSVVPDKSLVGIISYRKNMAKMKLEERFNLINEFSLIESSYSGTEAGFRAGMKKADLQYLQNKGFAKQALEKYKTISEDSPLRIIREEAFFKMALVHSQLGDSAQSIELLQQFLREFLAGDVRISAQALLIELLPGEIKRHVDRKEYIKALVLAKKNKDLFQKSWINSKFLIDIAEAYHNVGLFDEAQKLYLYLIEIMPLDQREWLYLPMIKATFNQGSYSLVEDYSSQYFFNYPKGEHYREILLFRLQSLIADERLEEALRLLPSPLPDDKELYDIAAILYFRTDDFEKSLDILKKLAANQTPLPQKQQFMLAESLFQQGALEDAEAAYLHVTEENTFYEQSLFRLASLERKKGNEQKALSLFKKIAETGKNAHWKKYAERELQFDTLSRRQKNNR
- the flgB gene encoding flagellar basal body rod protein FlgB produces the protein MDPLKPFDSNMQLLSKVLDLRAQKAQVISSNIANAETPGYSAQRFNFEEDLAMALRGGGVKLTTSHSAHIPLGPSNFHSVTGKIVTIEDKTGIGDKNSVSVNQEMTDLSENELLYETAAQLLKKKITQLNMVLTGQ
- the flgC gene encoding flagellar basal body rod protein FlgC, with amino-acid sequence MDILNTFKISSSAMRAQSQRLDTISSNLANVETTSTPEGGPYKKKSVYFQSTPLNFQEQLDGHLRNSVQGVKVTKIIEDKSEPRKVYNPSHPDANTEGYVAMPNVNVMEEMVDMMSATRSYQANATAIKSAKRMALKALEIGR